One part of the Sorangiineae bacterium MSr11954 genome encodes these proteins:
- a CDS encoding cupin domain-containing protein, whose protein sequence is MDLHAPDRAVNRWLSPFPDCAQEIVERRAQFFPATAERAAAVTSLLPSWEVEDLALDAGDDPIAWFRTREGKHRTTRVRAHAAGLLHEAGITLYLRKLRRLESLQADIARALGMPATYVDCSVFCSQPGASTQPHFDSVATLTVQVKGSKTWHIAPNTHAPQPTETWVTREEVSHELRLYAHEPFPPGIPDHLAETHRLEPGAMLYVPRGYWHDTLSSEESIALHIHLQSCPWADVVTKTLRAQLLRDEAWRSTAYTLWGHAGPHSWDAAAALEALRRAVARLSVDDLQRPAPWLPGPADRVISRARSAMGVVSTDNGRHTVRLSAEEFGLEDATTVEMSQSYLAATLLVARSREPLSAQDLAAHVPELSLDEALGLVHLLCDSGYARRASER, encoded by the coding sequence ATGGACCTACACGCGCCGGATCGTGCGGTGAATCGGTGGCTATCGCCATTTCCCGATTGCGCCCAGGAGATCGTCGAACGCCGCGCGCAGTTCTTCCCCGCGACGGCCGAGCGCGCGGCCGCCGTCACGAGCCTTCTACCCTCGTGGGAGGTGGAGGATCTCGCGCTGGACGCGGGCGACGACCCCATCGCGTGGTTTCGAACGCGCGAGGGGAAACATCGCACGACACGGGTCCGCGCCCACGCGGCGGGCCTGCTGCACGAGGCGGGCATTACCCTTTACCTGCGCAAGCTGCGGCGGTTGGAGAGCCTGCAGGCGGATATCGCGCGCGCGCTCGGAATGCCGGCCACGTACGTGGATTGCAGCGTGTTTTGCAGTCAGCCGGGCGCCTCCACGCAACCCCACTTCGATTCGGTGGCGACGCTCACTGTTCAGGTCAAAGGAAGCAAGACGTGGCACATCGCGCCCAATACGCACGCGCCGCAGCCGACGGAGACCTGGGTCACACGTGAAGAGGTCTCTCACGAACTGCGCCTGTATGCGCATGAGCCCTTTCCGCCGGGCATACCCGATCATCTCGCGGAGACCCACCGGCTCGAGCCCGGGGCGATGCTTTACGTGCCACGCGGATATTGGCATGACACGCTCTCGAGCGAAGAGTCCATCGCGCTTCATATTCACCTTCAGTCGTGCCCCTGGGCGGATGTGGTCACCAAAACGCTTCGCGCGCAGCTCCTTCGCGACGAAGCGTGGCGTTCGACGGCCTACACGCTCTGGGGCCACGCGGGCCCCCATTCGTGGGACGCCGCCGCCGCCCTCGAGGCCCTCCGGCGCGCGGTCGCGCGGTTGAGCGTCGATGATTTGCAGCGGCCCGCCCCGTGGCTCCCAGGCCCGGCGGATCGCGTGATCAGCCGCGCGCGCTCCGCGATGGGGGTCGTGAGCACGGACAATGGCCGTCACACCGTTCGCCTCTCGGCGGAGGAGTTCGGGCTCGAGGACGCGACGACGGTCGAGATGTCCCAGTCGTACCTCGCGGCCACCCTCCTCGTCGCGCGAAGCCGGGAGCCCCTCTCCGCGCAGGATCTGGCGGCGCACGTCCCCGAGCTCTCGCTCGACGAAGCGCTCGGTCTGGTGCACCTCCTTTGCGATAGCGGCTACGCGCGCCGCGCCAGCGAACGCTAA
- a CDS encoding protein kinase, whose translation MEPGFGRTIPDSGSGGLQVGVSIFGHLRLEQLLERGEQWVLYLADDQQRRELVLVVFAISGEALTKCLAGPATGTVLDRTMFGVWHMAEVALEEAHLEAFARRILAAPLPSASSSASSASEPPESATLSSPISSANRQLANGNVFAARYRIEDVLGRGGMGEVYRAFDTTFERGVALKVVRVDAEGTTEQRDQAKQRLLGEARMVSTLRHPHIAEIYDAAESSGLPYLVLELCDGGNLRKAMSENASQAERLRWLTEIAEALAYAHDHGIVHRDVKPENVILTRDRAAKVADFGIAKALAWTGTDTAGIVGTPRYMAPEQLLGGTVDARADQFAWGVLAYEVLTGAHPRSTGVERLSQRSSPQDMPGVPAHVARVIRRAMSVEKTARYPDFHRLLAALRAGGASVLSRTKRGVLLGALAAILIGYTVILSGAARRPPVTPREPAETTALVEQGIQLWSDGSSSAARTRFAEAAARDPNDVRAHLLSFAAAKRIDAVARSNARVALTFHGRLTEPDGLLLEALRPLVDEPTDVTGSTQRLEELAQRYPSNKVVRLAQAQHYIRAREPRRALELAAALDTTLAPAARWLGAAAQLQLGNVGDGRAMLEDCIAISPNATDCLDWLAHLEANDGRCDAAERATRKLIAKNPDEPMAYALLANIVLAQTQSTAATRGILETRIERSAPDTRKELEALLALFLHVFDGEFDAALRDVDAWQSAGTSSDAMLRSMPFLWRLEIARELGLDEDARRAAREVAYRSNAWLPNDIYDAGIENLRALYLTSQISRSDFRRARDAAAAKQLERGGYFSAPGVRWFENYVRPARDAVDAEDAIAARPADSVIDLVERDAGVDSSLGFVYLRAGRIHEAITLLRRATSACSTLPKPQDYVHALLWLGESLDAKGQHAEACSAYSKVVERWGREPRSITARRARAKLSSCPKEVSTTPEPSGVQIASEGP comes from the coding sequence TTGGAGCCTGGTTTCGGCCGTACGATCCCTGATTCGGGGTCCGGTGGACTGCAAGTAGGCGTCTCCATCTTCGGGCACCTGCGGCTCGAGCAGCTCCTCGAGCGCGGGGAACAATGGGTTCTCTACCTTGCGGACGATCAGCAACGTCGTGAGCTCGTCCTTGTGGTGTTTGCCATCTCGGGCGAAGCTCTGACCAAGTGTTTGGCTGGCCCCGCCACGGGAACCGTCCTCGACCGGACCATGTTCGGCGTGTGGCACATGGCCGAGGTCGCGCTCGAGGAGGCGCACCTGGAAGCCTTCGCGCGCCGGATCCTCGCAGCGCCTCTCCCTTCTGCTTCTTCTTCCGCTTCTTCCGCGTCCGAGCCCCCGGAGAGCGCGACCCTGTCGTCTCCGATTAGCTCCGCGAACCGGCAGCTCGCCAACGGGAATGTCTTTGCCGCGCGCTACCGAATCGAGGATGTGCTCGGCAGAGGTGGTATGGGAGAGGTGTACCGCGCCTTCGATACGACATTTGAACGCGGGGTCGCGCTCAAGGTCGTTCGGGTCGATGCCGAGGGTACGACGGAGCAGCGCGACCAAGCCAAGCAACGTCTCTTGGGCGAGGCCCGCATGGTCTCGACCTTGCGGCACCCGCATATTGCGGAAATCTATGACGCGGCCGAAAGCTCCGGCCTGCCCTATCTGGTGCTCGAGCTCTGCGACGGCGGCAATCTTCGAAAGGCCATGTCCGAGAACGCGAGCCAGGCCGAGCGCCTGCGCTGGCTCACGGAGATCGCAGAGGCCCTCGCGTACGCGCACGATCACGGCATCGTGCACCGCGACGTCAAGCCGGAGAACGTGATCCTCACCCGCGACCGAGCTGCAAAAGTGGCGGACTTCGGCATCGCCAAGGCGCTCGCGTGGACGGGCACCGATACCGCCGGCATCGTCGGGACGCCGCGCTACATGGCGCCGGAGCAGCTCCTCGGGGGCACCGTCGACGCGCGCGCCGATCAATTTGCGTGGGGCGTTCTGGCCTACGAGGTGCTCACGGGGGCGCACCCGCGATCGACCGGCGTCGAGAGGCTCTCCCAACGCTCCTCGCCGCAGGATATGCCCGGGGTGCCGGCGCACGTCGCGCGCGTGATCCGCCGCGCCATGTCCGTCGAGAAGACCGCGCGCTACCCCGATTTCCACCGGCTGCTCGCCGCGCTGCGCGCCGGTGGCGCGTCGGTGTTGAGCCGAACGAAACGGGGCGTGCTCCTCGGCGCGCTCGCGGCCATCCTGATCGGCTACACCGTTATTTTGTCGGGGGCGGCCCGCCGGCCGCCGGTCACCCCGCGCGAGCCTGCGGAGACCACCGCGCTGGTCGAGCAGGGGATCCAGCTCTGGTCGGATGGCTCGAGCAGCGCGGCGCGGACCCGCTTCGCCGAGGCCGCGGCGCGCGATCCGAACGACGTCCGCGCCCACTTGCTGTCGTTCGCGGCCGCCAAACGGATCGACGCCGTCGCGCGCAGCAATGCGCGCGTTGCCCTCACCTTCCACGGCCGCCTGACCGAGCCCGACGGGCTTCTGCTCGAAGCGCTCCGGCCGCTCGTCGACGAGCCCACCGACGTGACGGGCAGCACCCAGCGCCTCGAGGAGCTGGCGCAACGTTATCCGAGCAACAAAGTGGTGCGGCTGGCGCAGGCGCAGCATTACATCCGTGCACGCGAGCCTCGCCGGGCCCTCGAGCTGGCCGCGGCCCTCGACACGACGCTCGCCCCGGCCGCGCGATGGCTCGGCGCGGCCGCTCAGCTCCAGCTGGGGAACGTGGGCGACGGTCGGGCCATGCTGGAGGATTGCATCGCCATCTCGCCGAACGCGACGGACTGCCTCGATTGGCTGGCGCACCTCGAGGCCAACGATGGCCGGTGCGACGCCGCCGAGCGGGCGACGCGCAAGCTGATCGCCAAAAATCCGGACGAGCCCATGGCGTATGCGCTCCTCGCCAATATCGTCCTCGCGCAAACGCAGTCCACGGCGGCGACGCGAGGTATTCTGGAGACACGCATCGAGCGCTCCGCGCCGGATACGCGGAAAGAGCTGGAAGCGTTGTTGGCCTTGTTCCTCCACGTCTTCGACGGCGAGTTCGATGCGGCGCTCCGCGACGTCGACGCCTGGCAATCTGCCGGGACGTCGAGCGATGCGATGCTCCGATCGATGCCGTTCCTCTGGCGCCTCGAGATCGCCCGCGAGCTCGGCCTCGACGAGGATGCGCGCCGCGCCGCCCGCGAGGTGGCCTACCGAAGCAACGCGTGGCTGCCGAACGACATCTACGACGCGGGCATCGAGAACCTGCGGGCCCTCTATCTCACGTCGCAAATATCGCGATCCGATTTCCGGCGCGCGCGGGACGCGGCAGCTGCCAAACAACTCGAGCGCGGTGGCTATTTCTCGGCCCCCGGCGTCCGCTGGTTCGAGAACTACGTTCGGCCCGCGCGCGACGCGGTCGATGCCGAAGACGCCATCGCCGCGAGGCCCGCCGACTCGGTCATCGATCTGGTGGAGCGCGACGCGGGCGTCGACTCGAGCCTGGGGTTCGTCTATTTGCGCGCCGGGCGCATCCACGAGGCCATCACCCTCCTGCGGCGGGCCACCTCGGCGTGTTCGACCCTTCCGAAACCACAAGATTACGTGCACGCGCTGCTCTGGCTCGGAGAGAGCCTCGATGCGAAGGGCCAGCACGCCGAAGCTTGCAGCGCGTACAGCAAGGTCGTCGAACGATGGGGCCGCGAGCCCCGCAGCATCACCGCGCGCCGCGCGCGGGCGAAGCTCTCATCGTGCCCAAAAGAAGTTTCCACTACACCGGAGCCCTCGGGCGTCCAGATTGCGAGCGAAGGACCGTGA
- a CDS encoding superoxide dismutase family protein, whose translation MKREQLVGAGAALVLGSAFLGCSSSRAAPPSPVEERPATESLEWSPASGAAGDEKVFSEEAQEALSLGTAKFTALKDPNGNVVARVAFVARSEHSTRVEVFATLPAALAGYHGFHIHANDNPANGVGCIADPAQPANTHFVSADGHYNPGNSVHGAHAGDMPSLFIDKDGKGSMVFTLDRFGLAELTRRAVIIHLGADNFGNVPTGAAVNQYTPNGPDAVTLTQNTGNAGNRIACGVIP comes from the coding sequence ATGAAACGCGAACAGCTCGTTGGGGCAGGTGCCGCACTCGTTCTCGGCAGCGCATTTCTCGGATGCAGCTCCTCGCGGGCGGCGCCCCCCTCGCCGGTCGAGGAGAGGCCCGCGACGGAATCGCTGGAGTGGAGCCCGGCGAGCGGGGCAGCCGGCGACGAAAAGGTCTTCAGCGAGGAGGCGCAAGAGGCACTGTCGCTCGGAACGGCGAAGTTCACCGCGTTGAAGGATCCCAACGGGAACGTCGTCGCCCGGGTCGCCTTCGTCGCGCGGTCCGAGCACTCCACGCGGGTCGAGGTCTTCGCGACCTTGCCGGCGGCGCTCGCGGGCTATCATGGATTCCACATCCACGCGAACGACAACCCCGCCAACGGGGTGGGATGCATCGCCGATCCCGCGCAACCCGCCAATACCCATTTCGTCTCGGCCGATGGCCACTACAATCCAGGCAACTCCGTTCACGGAGCCCACGCAGGCGACATGCCATCTCTATTCATCGACAAAGACGGAAAAGGCTCCATGGTCTTCACCCTCGACCGCTTCGGTCTGGCCGAGCTCACGCGCCGCGCCGTCATCATCCACCTCGGGGCCGACAACTTCGGAAATGTGCCCACCGGCGCCGCCGTGAATCAGTATACCCCCAACGGCCCCGACGCCGTTACACTGACCCAAAATACCGGAAATGCCGGCAATCGAATTGCTTGTGGGGTCATTCCATGA
- a CDS encoding anion transporter encodes MATEALLIFVFTYVAFSVGRVPGLRSDRVAAAIIGGVLLVVLGVLTLPEAQAAVDGGTLGLLFGMMVLSAALEISGAFNIIGWWVTRRARSPMALLVGISITSAVLSAFLINDVVCIAFTPLVLQIAESLERNPRPYLLALATSSNIGSVAAITGNPQNILIGSLSHISYGRFAQALVPVAVLALVANVATIAFLYRSSLGAPFAPRVEGKAPMVYRRWMWKSGVVGGGVLLAFVAGVPPVIAALFGASMMLLTRAVNPKRLYVRIDWTLLALFTGLFVVVGGIEKAGLAEYLLRILQPLRPESPLGLTIITAILSNVVSNVPAVMVLKSIVPHLPHAESAWLTLAMASTLAGNLTLPGSIATIIVVERAKGRATISLVDFIKVGIPSGLVSLAIGTLWLGWWWLPR; translated from the coding sequence GTGGCCACCGAAGCGCTCCTGATCTTCGTCTTCACCTATGTTGCATTTTCCGTGGGCCGGGTGCCCGGCTTGCGTTCGGACCGCGTGGCCGCCGCGATCATTGGGGGCGTTTTGCTCGTGGTCCTCGGGGTCCTCACGCTCCCCGAGGCGCAGGCGGCGGTCGACGGTGGGACCCTGGGTCTACTCTTCGGCATGATGGTGCTCTCGGCGGCACTCGAGATCTCCGGCGCGTTCAACATCATTGGTTGGTGGGTGACCCGGCGGGCGCGAAGCCCCATGGCGCTGCTCGTGGGGATCTCCATTACATCGGCCGTCCTGTCGGCATTTCTCATCAACGACGTCGTTTGCATCGCGTTCACCCCGCTGGTTCTGCAGATTGCCGAGTCGCTCGAGCGCAATCCGCGCCCTTATCTTTTGGCGCTGGCCACCTCGTCGAACATTGGCAGCGTGGCGGCCATCACCGGCAATCCGCAAAACATTCTCATCGGCTCCCTTTCGCACATCTCCTACGGGCGCTTCGCCCAGGCGCTCGTTCCCGTGGCCGTCCTCGCGCTCGTTGCAAATGTCGCCACCATTGCGTTCTTGTACCGTTCGAGCCTCGGTGCTCCATTTGCACCGAGGGTCGAGGGAAAGGCGCCCATGGTCTACCGCCGCTGGATGTGGAAGAGCGGGGTGGTGGGCGGCGGTGTTCTGTTGGCGTTCGTAGCCGGAGTCCCTCCGGTCATCGCCGCGCTCTTCGGTGCATCGATGATGCTGCTCACGCGCGCCGTGAATCCAAAGCGGTTGTACGTGCGAATCGACTGGACCTTGCTCGCCCTCTTCACCGGCTTGTTCGTGGTCGTCGGCGGGATCGAAAAGGCCGGCCTCGCCGAGTACCTGCTCCGCATCCTCCAGCCGCTGCGCCCCGAGAGCCCCCTGGGCCTTACGATCATCACGGCCATCTTGTCGAATGTCGTGAGCAACGTACCCGCCGTGATGGTGCTCAAATCCATCGTGCCGCATCTGCCTCACGCCGAATCGGCATGGCTCACCCTCGCGATGGCCTCGACCTTGGCGGGCAACCTGACCCTCCCCGGTTCCATCGCGACCATCATCGTCGTCGAGCGCGCGAAGGGAAGGGCCACCATCTCGCTCGTCGACTTCATCAAAGTCGGTATTCCATCGGGGCTCGTAAGCCTTGCCATCGGGACCTTATGGCTCGGGTGGTGGTGGCTTCCCCGCTGA
- a CDS encoding methyltransferase domain-containing protein — protein sequence MLTPGSVGSIALNRGKERCIQRDIFQLRTSYDTMILRRLSTFQQLVSEAESAPIEGWGYSWRATETRPPWQYGRMVAERMERARDALDVQTGRGEILASVPRLAVRTVATEARPENIVQAAKLLRPRGVAVVANHDASPLPFGDDTFDLVTSRHPAVTEWKEIARVLKPGGTFFSQQVDAMSVLDLFHDVVGQSHVRRRPLDVEAAAADVGLEVLDLRREFVRTEFHDVAAVIYFLRRMLSKVSAFSIDPYRTEFHELHERIQRHGSFIAHTTRLLVEVRK from the coding sequence GTGCTGACGCCGGGATCGGTCGGATCCATCGCGCTTAATCGAGGAAAGGAGCGCTGTATTCAAAGAGACATCTTTCAGCTGCGGACATCATACGACACAATGATCCTGCGTCGTCTCTCGACATTCCAGCAATTGGTCTCCGAGGCCGAGTCCGCACCCATCGAGGGTTGGGGCTATTCCTGGCGCGCAACGGAGACGCGGCCCCCGTGGCAATACGGCCGCATGGTGGCGGAGCGCATGGAGCGGGCCCGCGATGCGCTCGACGTACAGACCGGGCGCGGAGAAATCCTGGCGAGCGTTCCGCGTCTCGCCGTGCGAACGGTGGCCACCGAAGCGCGGCCGGAGAATATCGTGCAGGCCGCGAAACTTTTGCGCCCGCGCGGTGTGGCCGTCGTCGCCAATCACGATGCATCGCCGCTTCCCTTTGGCGACGACACATTCGATTTGGTGACCAGCCGCCATCCCGCGGTGACCGAGTGGAAAGAGATCGCGCGCGTGCTGAAGCCCGGTGGAACCTTCTTCTCGCAGCAAGTCGACGCCATGAGCGTCCTCGATCTGTTCCACGACGTCGTCGGGCAGTCCCACGTTCGTAGGCGGCCCCTCGACGTCGAGGCGGCGGCCGCCGACGTCGGACTCGAGGTCCTCGATCTCCGTCGCGAGTTCGTTCGCACCGAGTTCCACGACGTCGCGGCCGTGATTTATTTTCTACGAAGGATGCTGAGCAAGGTGTCTGCCTTTTCCATCGATCCGTACCGTACGGAGTTCCACGAGCTTCATGAGCGCATTCAGCGGCACGGGTCTTTCATCGCACACACGACGCGATTGCTCGTCGAAGTGCGAAAGTAG
- a CDS encoding pectinacetylesterase family protein: MSNDGGAAAVPSAPRPPAKTWTWVDIPGMTCGNGQPTGVGVYVVPESSETIFYMAGGGACWDGPTCYGLKAASYMDSGFTKRDFESDRQAVTVQSLPDGNTPLRGRNMVYVPYCTGDDHAGNNVIRYDDKGSSRTAHHVGYENVGRALDYVATIWPAMSRLIVMGVSAGGFGTVFNFDRVQRRFPEVRVDGIDDSGADDRAGARALGDGEDPLGSTASARLSRVP, from the coding sequence ATGAGCAATGACGGAGGTGCCGCAGCCGTTCCATCGGCACCGCGGCCGCCCGCGAAGACATGGACGTGGGTCGACATTCCCGGCATGACGTGCGGCAACGGACAGCCCACCGGCGTGGGTGTCTATGTGGTCCCCGAATCGTCCGAGACCATCTTCTACATGGCGGGTGGTGGGGCGTGCTGGGACGGTCCTACGTGCTATGGGCTCAAGGCGGCGAGCTATATGGACTCGGGATTCACCAAGAGGGATTTCGAGTCCGATCGACAGGCGGTGACCGTCCAGAGCCTCCCGGACGGGAACACGCCACTTCGTGGCCGGAACATGGTCTATGTCCCGTACTGCACGGGGGATGACCACGCGGGAAACAACGTCATTCGGTACGATGACAAGGGTTCGAGCCGGACCGCGCATCATGTCGGTTATGAAAACGTCGGGCGGGCTCTCGATTACGTCGCGACCATCTGGCCTGCGATGAGCCGATTGATCGTCATGGGCGTGAGCGCGGGCGGCTTCGGCACCGTGTTCAACTTCGATCGCGTGCAGCGACGGTTTCCCGAGGTGCGCGTCGATGGAATCGACGATTCGGGGGCCGATGATCGAGCCGGCGCCCGGGCTCTGGGAGACGGTGAAGACCCGCTGGGGTCTACAGCTTCCGCCCGATTGTCCCGCGTGCCATGA
- a CDS encoding nuclear transport factor 2 family protein: protein MHETAAREFAQNWLAAWTGGAPAVARLLSFYAPDALYCDPAHPEGIRGQERLKAYFDRLLPRYPDWRWEIVELFSTERGFTLKWKATLNDRTCHGLDIVDVDGAKIVRNEVFFDPRALFGA from the coding sequence ATGCACGAAACGGCTGCCCGTGAGTTTGCGCAAAATTGGCTTGCTGCTTGGACAGGCGGGGCGCCAGCGGTGGCGCGCCTGCTTTCATTCTATGCGCCCGACGCGCTGTACTGTGACCCCGCTCATCCCGAGGGGATCCGAGGCCAGGAACGCCTGAAAGCGTACTTCGATCGACTTCTTCCCCGCTATCCCGATTGGCGCTGGGAAATCGTGGAGCTCTTCTCGACCGAGCGTGGATTCACGCTGAAATGGAAAGCCACCCTGAACGACAGGACGTGCCATGGACTCGATATCGTCGACGTGGACGGCGCCAAAATCGTTCGGAACGAGGTCTTCTTCGACCCCCGCGCGTTGTTTGGCGCGTAG
- a CDS encoding PQQ-binding-like beta-propeller repeat protein yields the protein MAGFASWPDHGDEFAARVSSSGQLRWVHHFTTCNSGIAQELVVGPTDDVFVMTVGPIWLDAGNGRPTGDEWDAACRTHAPITPFPTERQRTARVVHFGSDGELLGQFDIPGARYENREPPKLFARTDGSLTAVGGQVIEGGPHLEIVHFAATGHLITRRAIAGTFDNDATASGKGFILTASQDPTSTSRRLHAFSWTGDRLWLADLASPQILYPGSIVAVHGNRIVVRLNDEDPTFVSLSAETGQRLWAASGGTDCGAPPKGPRTLRNTEVAIRRRRFDDTRATYCALDLQTGAVRTLFTLVSQPIVGLPHQKTVSPFVRGDAAVMSAGSLWVVGTYMARLTLDGLSIQADAKVWPYCDLHPVECFGHDDDWAVETYPEPFIARVPLR from the coding sequence ATGGCCGGATTCGCCTCATGGCCCGATCACGGCGACGAGTTCGCAGCCCGCGTTTCATCCTCGGGGCAGCTCCGGTGGGTGCATCATTTCACGACGTGCAACTCTGGAATCGCACAAGAGCTGGTCGTAGGGCCGACCGACGACGTGTTCGTCATGACCGTCGGCCCCATTTGGCTCGACGCGGGCAACGGGCGCCCCACGGGCGACGAATGGGATGCCGCGTGCAGGACGCACGCGCCCATCACCCCGTTTCCAACGGAGCGACAGCGAACCGCCCGCGTCGTGCACTTCGGGAGCGACGGAGAGCTGCTCGGACAATTCGACATACCGGGCGCGCGCTATGAAAACAGGGAACCCCCAAAGCTCTTCGCCCGCACCGACGGAAGCCTCACGGCCGTGGGCGGGCAGGTCATCGAAGGAGGCCCCCACCTGGAAATCGTCCACTTCGCCGCGACGGGCCACCTCATCACACGCCGAGCCATCGCCGGAACCTTCGACAACGACGCAACCGCATCCGGCAAAGGCTTCATCCTAACCGCCTCGCAAGATCCCACCTCCACGTCCCGACGTCTCCACGCATTCTCCTGGACCGGCGACCGCTTATGGTTGGCCGATCTGGCCTCGCCGCAAATCCTCTACCCCGGCTCCATCGTTGCGGTTCACGGCAACCGGATCGTCGTCCGTCTCAACGACGAAGACCCAACCTTCGTGAGTCTCTCCGCCGAAACCGGCCAACGCCTCTGGGCAGCAAGCGGCGGCACCGACTGCGGCGCCCCGCCCAAGGGCCCCCGCACCTTGCGCAACACCGAAGTAGCAATCCGCCGCCGCCGCTTCGACGACACCCGCGCCACCTACTGCGCACTCGACCTGCAAACGGGCGCAGTCCGCACGCTCTTCACCCTTGTGTCCCAGCCCATCGTGGGGCTTCCGCACCAAAAAACCGTCTCTCCTTTCGTCCGCGGCGACGCGGCGGTCATGAGCGCGGGCTCCCTCTGGGTCGTGGGAACCTACATGGCGCGACTGACCCTCGATGGTCTGTCCATTCAAGCCGACGCGAAGGTCTGGCCTTACTGCGACCTTCATCCCGTCGAGTGCTTTGGCCACGACGACGACTGGGCCGTCGAGACGTACCCGGAGCCGTTCATCGCACGCGTTCCGCTGCGTTAG
- the istA gene encoding IS21 family transposase, protein MVPMDVVAVIRHKVASEGVPIREVARELGLSRNTIRRYVRANKIPVPRPEKQVRPSPVRDEVATAAAAIWRARRSFTAGKQRLTAKRLWELLRENGHTASERTVRRLVAEFRSGEREVTVPLVYTPGELAQVDFFEVWVEPSGIRQKAWMFVMRLMHSGRDFAMLCAQQDATWFLAAHVAAFTYFAGVVAAVAYDNLSAAVAKILVGAPRLLRPRFAALCAHYAFEPRFCRPGEGHDKGGVERRGGHVRRQHLVPIPRGESLAAMTTALQARLDAQHSRNPMYVEAWARERSALRPLPAPFDGRQVRTVQLRHHASYLVAGARCPVGGAVRWSTYS, encoded by the coding sequence ATGGTGCCGATGGACGTGGTGGCAGTGATTCGACACAAGGTGGCGAGCGAAGGGGTTCCGATTCGAGAAGTGGCGCGGGAGCTCGGATTGTCGCGAAACACGATTCGGCGATACGTGAGGGCCAACAAGATTCCGGTTCCAAGGCCAGAAAAACAGGTCCGACCAAGCCCGGTGCGCGACGAGGTGGCCACGGCGGCCGCGGCTATCTGGCGAGCGCGCCGATCCTTTACGGCGGGCAAACAGCGGCTGACGGCCAAGCGGCTGTGGGAGCTATTGCGTGAAAACGGGCACACGGCGAGCGAGCGCACCGTGCGGCGATTGGTGGCCGAATTTCGTAGCGGTGAGCGTGAGGTGACTGTTCCTCTGGTGTACACGCCCGGCGAGCTCGCACAGGTGGATTTTTTCGAAGTGTGGGTCGAGCCCTCGGGGATTCGCCAGAAGGCGTGGATGTTCGTGATGCGCTTGATGCACTCAGGGCGCGACTTCGCCATGCTCTGCGCGCAACAAGACGCCACTTGGTTCTTAGCGGCTCACGTTGCGGCGTTTACCTACTTCGCGGGGGTGGTGGCCGCCGTGGCCTATGACAACTTGAGCGCGGCCGTGGCCAAGATCCTCGTCGGGGCGCCACGGCTGCTTCGGCCCCGATTTGCCGCGCTTTGCGCCCACTACGCCTTCGAGCCACGTTTTTGCCGCCCCGGCGAAGGCCACGACAAGGGAGGAGTCGAGCGCCGCGGAGGACACGTACGTCGCCAGCATTTGGTGCCCATTCCGCGCGGTGAATCACTTGCCGCCATGACCACGGCTTTGCAAGCACGCCTCGATGCTCAGCATTCGCGCAATCCGATGTACGTCGAGGCCTGGGCCCGCGAGCGCAGCGCGCTGCGGCCTCTCCCAGCGCCTTTTGACGGCCGCCAGGTGCGCACCGTGCAGCTTCGCCACCACGCCAGCTACCTCGTCGCGGGCGCTCGGTGCCCAGTCGGTGGTGCGGTCAGATGGTCGACCTATTCCTAG
- a CDS encoding ATP-binding protein gives MSTDDVLLAAVRAHTRVLKLPTVARECETLGRQSLAEGWSPLQYLRALLDAELAVRAEHAIGRRMRAARLPVHKTMSQFDWRRPHGLERARVEDLARGAWIPTARNIVILGPVGTGKTHLAIALAIEAIKRGHHVLFYRASDLVRALTEARCCHAFNLMSFRAG, from the coding sequence ATGAGCACCGACGACGTGCTCTTGGCCGCCGTACGCGCCCATACGCGCGTACTCAAGCTGCCGACCGTCGCACGAGAGTGCGAAACGCTGGGACGTCAATCGCTGGCCGAAGGCTGGTCACCGTTGCAGTACTTGCGGGCGTTGCTCGACGCCGAGCTCGCAGTCCGCGCCGAGCACGCGATTGGGCGCCGCATGCGAGCGGCTCGTCTGCCCGTGCACAAAACGATGTCGCAATTCGATTGGCGGAGGCCACACGGTCTCGAACGCGCCCGCGTCGAAGACTTGGCTCGTGGTGCCTGGATTCCGACGGCGCGCAACATCGTGATCTTGGGCCCCGTGGGCACCGGAAAAACGCACTTGGCCATCGCGCTCGCCATCGAGGCCATCAAGCGCGGCCACCACGTGCTCTTTTACCGCGCCTCCGACTTGGTCCGGGCACTGACCGAGGCCCGGTGTTGCCACGCCTTTAATTTGATGTCGTTCCGCGCCGGCTAA